The following are encoded in a window of Lynx canadensis isolate LIC74 chromosome B1, mLynCan4.pri.v2, whole genome shotgun sequence genomic DNA:
- the NKX3-2 gene encoding LOW QUALITY PROTEIN: homeobox protein Nkx-3.2 (The sequence of the model RefSeq protein was modified relative to this genomic sequence to represent the inferred CDS: deleted 1 base in 1 codon) — MAVRGANTLTPFSIQAILNKKEERGGLPAPEGRPVPGGTAVPVAEAPAVCCWRLFGETDAGALGGAEDSLLASPAGTRTAAGRTAESLVAWDSDSALSEENEGGRRCADAPGASGAGRAGGTLGLGQSVCELPAAKDLEEEAAGRSDSEMSASVSGDRSPRAEDDAVGPGSARVPALCGRGGGGGGGGPAGGAEEEEEPAAPKPRKKRSRAAFSHAQVFELERRFNHQRYLSGPERADLAASLKLTETQVKIWFQNRRYKTKRRQMAADLLASAPAAKKVAVKVLVRDDQRQYLPGEVLRPPSLLPLQPSYYYPYTALPGWALSTCAAAAGTQ; from the exons ATGGCTGTGCGCGGCGCCAACACCTTGACGCCCTTCTCCATCCAGGCAATCCTCAACAAGAAAGAGGAGCGCGGCGGGCTGCCCGCGCCAGAGGGGCGCCCGGTGCCCGGGGGCACCGCGGTGCCAGTGGCTGAGGCTCCCGCTGTCTGCTGCTGGCGACTCTTCGGGGAGACAGACGCGGGCGCTCTGGGGGGCGCGGAGGACTCTCTGCTGGCGTCGCCGGCGGGGACCAGAACGGCTGCAGGGCGGACCGCGGAGAGCCTGGTTGCTTGGGACTCGGACTCGGCGCTGAGCGAGGAGAACGAGGGCGGGCGGCGCTGTGCGGACGCGCCGGGGGCCAGCGGGGCCGGCCGCGCAGGGGGGACGCTGGGCCTCGGCCAGTCGGTCTGCGAGCTGCCCGCCGCCAAGGACCTGGAGGAGGAAGCCGCAGGCCGGAGCGACAGCGAGATGTCGGCCAGCGTCTCAG GCGACCGCAGCCCGAGGGCCGAGGACGACGCTGTGGGCCCCGGAAGCGCACGCGTCCCGGCGCTGTGCggcagaggcggcggcggcggtggcggcggacCGGCGGGCGgcgcggaggaggaggaggagcccgcGGCGCCCAAGCCGCGCAAGAAACGCTCGCGGGCCGCCTTCTCCCACGCGCAGGTCTTCGAGCTGGAGCGCCGCTTCAACCACCAGCGCTACCTGTCCGGGCCGGAGCGCGCCGACCTGGCCGCGTCGCTGAAGCTCACCGAGACGCAAGTGAAGATCTGGTTCCAGAACCGTCGCTACAAGACCAAGCGCCGGCAGATGGCCGCCGACCTGCTGGCGTCAGCGCCCGCCGCCAAGAAGGTGGCGGTGAAAGTGCTCGTACGCGACGACCAGAGACAGTACTTGCCCGGCGAGGTGCTGCGGCCACCCTCGCTGCTGCCGCTGCAG CCCTCCTACTATTACCCTTATACTGCCCTCCCCGGCTGGGCACTCTCCACGTGTGCAGCCGCCGCGGGCACCCAGTGA